In Quercus robur chromosome 11, dhQueRobu3.1, whole genome shotgun sequence, the following proteins share a genomic window:
- the LOC126705116 gene encoding uncharacterized protein LOC126705116 → MVRTKSRAFSSEEEAELERSNKKVKDVRHAGFSVSHDSSFQSQGRLNSPSHGEKSSFKDKLLGEIPGAYNQAFAFEEHMEADIESDEELEELREGFAAVKLSKGVKHRIRAVWASSLIVKVYGRSVGFSYIQTRLNALWKPNGRLDVIDLGKDFFLTRFSCKEDHDKVLRNGLWFIGEHFLSIRPWEPNFKPSTTNVSSIAIWIRLNELPIEYYEVEVLKQIGNSVGKVLRIDTHTAAEARGRFAKLCIQVDLDKPLVTNILIGGIHQPVNYEGIHRFCFSCGRIGHRKEACPYTIRSMPMTDIVNGDSVDGQVNSSHVGCDLGDPTLGEAPRSPEQEDTYGPWVVVTKKRRGNRGVRNTLESSGIVYLRVSGGTAYLRVGSKINNMELNKRKADEALPESRVQEPKATVSKGNEGKDMGHSKGITGLMDAGHTGHFNNGLATTQAQRVSVKGKKDFAHSRAHIHPVRVARTF, encoded by the coding sequence atggtcCGTACTAAGAGTCGTGCTTTCTCTAGTGAGGAGGAAGCAGAGCTAGAACGCAgcaataaaaaagtaaaagatgTACGTCACGCTGGCTTCTCGGTCAGTCATGATAGTAGCTTTCAGTCACAGGGTCGTCTTAATAGCCCTAGCCACGGTGAGAAATCGTCTTTCAAAGACAAGCTCTTGGGGGAAATACCAGGGGCATATAACCAAGCTTTTGCTTTTGAGGAACATATGGAAGCAGATATAGAGTCAGATGAGGAGTTGGAAGAGCTAAGGGAAGGGTTTGCAGCTGTCAAGCTCTCCAAGGGTGTGAAGCATCGCATCAGAGCGGTCTGGGCTAGCTCACTCATCGTCAAAGTTTATGGGAGGTCCGTAGGTTTCAGTTATATTCAAACCAGGCTTAATGCTCTTTGGAAGCCCAATGGTAGATTGGATGTTATCGATTTAGGAAAGGATTTCTTCTTAACACGGTTCAGCTGCAAGGAAGATCATGATAAGGTCCTCAGGAATGGCCTGTGGTTCATAGGGGAGCATTTCCTCTCGATTCGTCCTTGGGAACCAAATTTTAAACCTTCCACTACGAATGTGTCATCCATCGCAATATGGATTAGACTAAATGAACTACCCATTGAGTATTATGAAGTGGAGGTTTTAAAGCAGATTGGGAACTCGGTAGGCAAGGTTCTTCGGATTGACACTCACACAGCTGCTGAGGCAAGAGGTCGCTTTGCCAAGTTATGCATTCAGGTGGACTTAGACAAGCCATTGGTGACGAACATCCTTATCGGAGGCATCCATCAACCGGTTAACTATGAAGGGATTCataggttttgtttttcatgTGGCCGGATTGGTCACCGGAAGGAGGCTTGTCCTTACACGATCCGGAGCATGCCCATGACAGATATCGTTAATGGTGACAGTGTGGATGGCCAGGTCAACAGTTCACACGTTGGGTGTGATTTGGGGGACCCCACTCTAGGCGAGGCCCCTAGGTCTCCTGAGCAAGAGGACACTTATGGTCCGTGGGTAGTGGTCACCAAAAAACGACGAGGAAACAGAGGTGTAAGGAACACGCTAGAGAGTAGTGGAATTGTTTACCTCAGAGTGAGTGGAGGGACAGCTTATTTGAGGGTAGGGTCCAAGATCAATAATATGGAGTTAAATAAAAGGAAGGCTGATGAGGCTCTTCCAGAAAGCCGGGTTCAAGAGCCTAAGGCCACGGTGTCTAAGGGGAATGAAGGGAAGGATATGGGCCACTCTAAGGGAATTACTGGGCTTATGGATGCAGGTCATACGGGCCATTTTAATAATGGATTAGCTACTACACAGGCCCAGCGTGTTTCagtaaaagggaaaaaagactTTGCCCATAGTAGGGCACATATACATCCAGTGAGAGTAGCACGAACATTCTAG
- the LOC126707464 gene encoding phospholipase D delta-like: MAEVNTNSDSLQYLHGDLDLKILRGRGFEIPSDTYVTVLLGDINLARTRTVVYNSGSPEWNEHFQIPLAHPVFKPELRFNLQYNDYINNTKSIGTTSVSVQQIVTGEAISHWFPCSGKQMKPDAAIFIEVKFTNCEDTPLYQYGIASDPDNFGVKDCRFPVRKGGSVTLYQDAHVPDSMLPEIKLQDGKVFEHEKCWEDMCHAILEAEKVVYIIGWSIYHKVKLVREPTRPLPSAGNLNLGDLLKHKSKQGVRVLLLLWNDVFGMMDTHDEETQNFFKNSSVQCILSSRSQLNLFKYLDSEPGIVTLTRKFMANKFLCSHHQKCVIVDTQASDDTRKITAFIGGLDLRDGRYDTPEHRLFRDHCTVYQNDYRNPTLLAGAHRPRQPWHDLHCKIEGPAAYDVLTTFEQLWGKAAKWSSGLKKCCKIIFRVLMNLDTPMPSSSQSISNDDFKFWVSKEDDPENWHIQVFRSVDSGCLEIFPATQNLVVEKSIQSAYIQAIRSAQHFIYIENQFFLGSSYAWQSDKEPGANNLIPMELALKIASKIRAKERFAVYIVIPMCPEGTWRIVTEEVLFWQSQTMQMMYGIIARELKSMHLEDSHPQDYLNFYCLGKREELTKEVSAPPIQSVKKAEKVSSFSKKNLQVSNSQKFQRFMVYVHGKGMIVDDE; this comes from the exons ATGGCCGAAGTTAATACTAATTCAGACTCGTTGCAGTACCTTCATGGAGACCTTGATCTGAAAATCCTCAGAGGTCGCGGCTTCGAGATCCCCTCAGACACTTATGTCACCGTTTTGCTCGGTGATATCAACTTGGCTCGCACTCGCACCGTAGTGTACAACTCTGGAAGCCCAGAATGGAATGAGCACTTCCAGATTCCCCTAGCCCACCCGGTCTTCAAACCGGAGCTCCGCTTCAACCTGCAGTACAATGATTACATTAATAACACGAAGTCGATAGGAACCACTTCCGTCTCGGTCCAGCAAATCGTCACCGGCGAAGCTATCAGCCATTGGTTCCCGTGTTCCGGTAAACAAATGAAACCCGATGCCGCTATCTTCATTGAAGTGAAATTCACCAACTGTGAGGACACTCCGTTGTACCAGTATGGTATTGCGTCTGATCCGGATAATTTTGGAGTAAAGGATTGTCGCTTCCCGGTTCGGAAAGGCGGGTCTGTGACGCTGTATCAAGACGCGCATGTGCCAGACTCGATGCTGCCGGAGATTAAGTTACAAGACGGGAAGGTGTTTGAGCACGAAAAGTGTTGGGAGGATATGTGCCATGCGATATTGGAGGCAGAAAAAGTGGTGTACATTATTGGGTGGTCCATTTACCACAAGGTGAAGCTGGTGAGAGAGCCGACGAGGCCATTGCCTAGTGCTGGGAATTTGAATTTGGGAGATTTGCTCAAGCATAAGTCGAAGCAGGGCGTTCGAGTTTTGCTCTTGCTTTGGAACGATGTG TTTGGTATGATGGACACTCATGATGAAGAAACTCAGAATTTTTTCAAGAACTCTTCCGTCCAATGTATATTGTCATCTCGAAGTCAGCTAAACCTTTTCAAATATCTAGACAGTGAACCAGGAATTGTGACTTTGACAAGGAAATTTATG GCCAATAAATTTCTTTGTTCACATCATCAGAAATGTGTGATTGTGGATACACAAGCGTCTGATGATACAAGGAAGATAACTGCTTTTATTGGAGGTCTAGACCTTCGTGATGGCCGCTATGATACCCCTGAGCATCGACTATTTCGTGATCATTGCACTGTATATCAAAACGATTATCGTAATCCAACACTTCTT GCAGGAGCTCACCGTCCAAGGCAACCATGGCATGATTTACATTGCAAGATAGAAGGGCCTGCTGCATATGATGTGCTCACTACTTTTGAGCAGCTTTGGGGCAAAGCTGCAAAATGGTCGTCAGGGCTTAAGAAGTGCTGCAAAATCATTTTTCGTGTTTTAATGAACTTAGACACCCCCATGCCGAGTTCttcccaatcaatttcaaatgaCGACTTTAAATTTTGGGTTTCCAAAGAAGATGATCCAGAAAACTGGCATATTCAG GTTTTCCGCTCAGTTGATTCAGGGTGTTTGGAAATATTTCCTGCAACTCAG AATTTGGTTGTAGAGAAGAGCATTCAATCAGCGTACATCCAGGCAATTAGATCTGCCCAGCATTTTATATACATTgagaatcaattttttcttggaTCTTCATATGCATGGCAATCTGACAAAGAGCCAG gTGCCAATAATTTAATTCCAATGGAGCTGGCATTGAAGATTGCTAGTAAGATTAGAGCAAAGGAGAGATTTGCAGTTTACATTGTCATACCAATGTGCCCCGAAGGTACATGGCGCATAGTCACAGAAGAAGTGCTATTTTGGCAG AGCCAGACAATGCAAATGATGTATGGAATCATAGCACGAGAGTTGAAATCCATGCATCTTGAAGATTCACATCCCCAAGACTACCTGAATTTCTATTGTCTTGGTAAGCGGGAAGAACTGACCAAAGAAGTGTCAGCCCCACCTATTCAATCCGTCAAGAAGGCGGAAAAG GTttctagtttctcaaaaaaaaacttgcagGTTTCTAACTCACAAAAGTTTCAACGGTTTATGGTTTACGTACATGGCAAGGGAATGATTGTAGATGACGAGTAA